The Benincasa hispida cultivar B227 chromosome 9, ASM972705v1, whole genome shotgun sequence genome has a segment encoding these proteins:
- the LOC120087196 gene encoding alcohol dehydrogenase 1-like: protein MSSTAGQVIKCKAAVAWEAGKPLVIEEVEVAPPQANEVRVKILFTALCHTDVYFWEAKGQTPLFPRIFGHEAGGVVESVGEGVTSLKAGDHVLPVFTGECGECRHCKSEESNMCDLLRINTDRGVMISDNNTRFSKNGQPIYHFVGTSTFSEYTVVHVGCLAKINPSAPLDIVCVLSCGISTGLGATLNVAKPTKGSSIAIFGLGAVGLAAAEGARIAGASRIIGVDLNPSRFEEAKKFGVNEFVNPKDYDKPVQQVIAEMTNGGVDRSVECTGSIQAMISAFECVHDGWGVAVLVGVPNKDDSFKTHPMHFLNEKTLKGTFFGNYKTRSDIPNVVEQYLNKELELEKFITHSVPFNEINKAFDYMLNGQSIRCVIRMDHH from the exons ATGTCAAGCACCGCAGGTCAAGTCATCAAATGCAAAG CTGCAGTGGCATGGGAGGCTGGAAAGCCACTGGTAATTGAGGAAGTGGAAGTGGCACCACCACAAGCTAATGAAGTCCGTGTCAAGATCCTCTTCACTGCTCTTTGCCACACTGATGTTTACTTCTGGGAGGCCAAG GGCCAAACACCTCTGTTTCCTCGAATATTCGGGCATGAAGCTGGAGG AGTTGTCGAGAGCGTAGGGGAAGGGGTGACCAGTCTGAAAGCAGGCGACCATGTACTGCCAGTGTTCACAGGGGAGTGTGGGGAATGCCGTCATTGTAAGTCGGAAGAGAGCAACATGTGCGATCTCCTTCGAATCAACACTGACCGTGGAGTGATGATCAGCGACAACAACACACGATTCTCTAAAAACGGACAACCAATTTACCACTTTGTGGGAACCTCGACATTTAGTGAATACACAGTTGTCCATGTTGGATGTTTGGCCAAAATCAACCCTTCTGCCCCCCTTGACATTGTGTGTGTTCTTAGTTGTGGCATTTCCACTGGTCTTGGTGCCACTCTGAATGTTGCTAAGCCCACTAAGGGATCCTCTATTGCTATATTTGGATTAGGTGCTGTTGGCCTTGCT GCTGCTGAGGGTGCAAGAATTGCTGGGGCATCCAGGATCATTGGAGTCGATCTCAATCCAAGTCGATTTGAAGAAG CTAAAAAATTTGGTGTCAATGAGTTTGTGAATCCAAAGGATTATGACAAACCTGTCCAACAG GTGATTGCTGAGATGACAAATGGAGGAGTTGACCGAAGTGTTGAATGTACAGGAAGCATCCAAGCAATGATCTCAGCCTTTGAATGTGTTCAtgat GGTTGGGGTGTTGCTGTGCTTGTTGGTGTCCCAAACAAAGATGATTCCTTCAAGACTCATCCAATGCACTTCCTGAATGAGAAGACTCTAAAGGGAACCTTCTTTGGGAACTACAAAACTCGCTCAGACATTCCCAATGTGGTTGAGCAGTACTTGAACAAG GAGCTTGAATTGGAGAAATTCATCACTCACTCTGTTCCCTTTAATGAAATCAACAAGGCATTCGACTACATGCTCAACGGACAGTCTATCCGATGCGTCATTCGAATGGATCATCATTGA